Proteins from one Listeria weihenstephanensis genomic window:
- the murJ gene encoding murein biosynthesis integral membrane protein MurJ: MHIKTTQITKIIGSTFLLSIFAQLLGLVRNILLAKEFGIGGVMNAFLLANTYTNLVSNITVSAIAVVIIPYLIQEGENGGREDTLQTYMATMCLFTAFLCLGIGIIGYFIFPLISENANLAIRLMLLLMIIPFFRTGSAFLGALRNFKKDFITSKIALLVMAIINVSYLLLASSPTISGIALVLSGSYGAEYVILKLKNRSYHCALKWEWREPAFQKLVRQSAPLMVTEGAFQLSVLLTSSIMGWLSVAYLPAMNYVNILVSIVQALLLLNILTVLFPKISWLFSTDTKAAKEALLHYMSWTNMIVIWVVAIFIAIGDKIIEMLFQHGAFTTANTQMVYAFLIVTVLALPGLVIRDFLYRAFYALGNTKNPSFISLSAIVGVIVMLLVLLPLQNVYLLLSIPVITTYCSSIWAYKKLQGLIGKIDVSHKLLKQHGIMVIQAFMMGWILYLIKSELSFNVYINVLILLVLGMIIYVCGLLVATRIRRCSAWMKF; this comes from the coding sequence GTGCATATAAAGACAACACAGATAACTAAAATAATTGGGAGTACATTTTTGCTATCCATCTTTGCACAGTTATTGGGCTTAGTAAGAAATATTTTGCTAGCAAAGGAATTTGGCATAGGTGGTGTGATGAATGCGTTTCTTCTAGCCAATACCTACACTAATTTAGTGAGCAATATCACAGTATCGGCAATTGCAGTTGTGATTATCCCTTACTTGATACAAGAGGGGGAAAATGGGGGGAGAGAAGATACACTTCAAACCTACATGGCAACTATGTGTTTATTTACTGCTTTTCTATGTTTAGGAATAGGGATTATAGGTTACTTTATCTTTCCTTTGATTAGCGAAAATGCGAATTTGGCTATTAGGCTGATGCTACTACTTATGATTATTCCATTTTTTAGAACAGGCTCTGCATTCTTAGGGGCATTACGCAATTTTAAAAAAGATTTCATTACATCTAAAATAGCGTTACTTGTTATGGCGATTATTAATGTAAGTTATTTACTCTTAGCTTCTTCACCAACAATTAGTGGTATTGCATTAGTGTTAAGTGGATCATATGGTGCAGAATATGTCATACTGAAATTAAAGAATAGGTCTTATCACTGTGCTTTGAAGTGGGAGTGGCGAGAGCCTGCTTTTCAAAAATTAGTTCGTCAATCTGCACCGCTCATGGTCACAGAAGGCGCTTTTCAGCTTAGCGTATTATTAACAAGTTCAATTATGGGATGGTTGAGTGTAGCTTATTTACCAGCAATGAACTATGTTAATATCCTTGTTAGCATTGTCCAAGCTCTATTGCTGCTAAATATATTGACCGTCCTCTTTCCAAAGATATCATGGCTGTTTTCAACGGATACAAAGGCTGCAAAAGAAGCGTTACTTCATTACATGAGTTGGACAAACATGATAGTAATCTGGGTAGTAGCTATATTTATTGCAATTGGAGATAAGATTATAGAAATGTTGTTTCAACACGGAGCATTCACCACTGCTAATACCCAGATGGTTTACGCCTTTTTGATAGTCACTGTTCTTGCGCTTCCAGGTCTGGTAATTAGGGATTTTTTATATCGCGCCTTTTACGCATTGGGAAATACAAAAAACCCATCTTTTATTTCGTTAAGTGCTATTGTAGGCGTAATAGTAATGCTGTTAGTTCTTTTACCGCTTCAAAATGTTTACTTGCTCCTAAGTATTCCTGTCATTACAACCTATTGTTCGAGCATCTGGGCATATAAAAAACTGCAAGGATTGATAGGTAAAATAGATGTGTCACATAAGCTTTTAAAACAACATGGGATAATGGTGATCCAAGCATTTATGATGGGGTGGATCTTATATTTAATCAAGTCAGAACTTTCCTTCAACGTATATATAAATGTACTGATATTGTTGGTGTTAGGAATGATAATATACGTGTGTGGCCTGTTAGTAGCAACAAGAATAAGGAGGTGTTCGGCATGGATGAAATTTTGA
- a CDS encoding glycosyltransferase, with product MRNIGFVIGSFHMGGIEAVNKEITEALAMKYQVYLVNFTGEGTYMTPNEDVHSIFFPKINKWKRILISLAIRGIIPINWQRLFAIQIAHLNALIEQKNMESLIISHPMVAALVPYLNLEKTKAIIWVHSPAEQLEKEIVGYKDIFYRGVKKASQIIVITEHDKIAWIEYTNKVLFIPNMLTLAPEGNRISDLTQKKLLFCGRIDYQHKGIDRLLTIFESVSEIGWELVLVGTGKDLKKLKKALKKIDTIKHIEAVSHRELHQYYSTCSIFLHTSRYEGFGLVIIEAMAFGLPVISFNTTGSEEILTGKYGILIPQNDIEQYVVELKKMMLSIETRRVWQEKSLQRSKDYLPREILGKWQDIL from the coding sequence ATGAGAAATATAGGATTTGTGATTGGGAGTTTTCATATGGGCGGTATTGAAGCGGTAAATAAAGAGATAACAGAGGCACTAGCCATGAAATATCAAGTGTATTTGGTGAATTTCACAGGGGAAGGTACGTACATGACACCAAATGAAGACGTGCATAGCATATTTTTTCCTAAAATCAATAAGTGGAAAAGGATTCTTATTTCGCTCGCAATAAGAGGCATTATACCAATAAACTGGCAGCGTCTATTTGCGATACAAATCGCTCATTTGAATGCATTGATAGAGCAAAAAAATATGGAGAGCCTTATTATTTCACATCCAATGGTTGCAGCGTTAGTGCCGTATTTAAATTTAGAGAAAACCAAAGCAATTATTTGGGTACACTCGCCAGCAGAGCAATTAGAGAAAGAAATTGTTGGTTACAAAGACATCTTCTATCGAGGAGTAAAGAAAGCCAGTCAAATAATAGTTATTACCGAACATGACAAAATTGCATGGATAGAATATACAAATAAAGTTCTTTTTATTCCAAATATGCTCACGTTAGCTCCTGAGGGAAATCGAATATCTGATTTAACGCAAAAAAAATTGTTATTTTGCGGAAGGATAGATTATCAACATAAAGGGATTGATAGACTATTAACGATATTCGAAAGCGTTTCAGAGATAGGTTGGGAACTCGTTCTTGTAGGCACAGGGAAAGATTTAAAAAAATTAAAAAAAGCATTGAAAAAAATAGATACTATAAAGCATATTGAAGCAGTTTCACATAGAGAGTTACATCAATACTATAGTACATGCTCGATTTTTCTTCACACATCTAGATATGAAGGGTTTGGTCTTGTAATTATAGAAGCAATGGCATTTGGGCTCCCGGTTATCAGCTTCAACACCACAGGTTCAGAAGAAATATTAACTGGAAAATATGGTATTTTGATACCCCAAAATGATATAGAACAATACGTTGTAGAATTAAAAAAAATGATGTTATCTATTGAGACAAGGCGTGTTTGGCAGGAGAAATCATTACAGCGAAGTAAAGATTATCTACCAAGAGAAATTTTAGGTAAATGGCAAGATATCTTATGA